GCCATCTTCACCGGCTTGGGAAAACGACGCCAGAAGGCGATGCGGCCGCCGTGCTCGCTGTTCTTGTAGAAGAATTCGATGAGCAGGAAGGGCAGCAGCAGCAGCAGGTCGAAAATAAAGTGCACGCTGCCGTCGTCCGGGAAGCGGAGCTGCATCCGGCTGATAAAGGTCAGGGCGGCGGGGAAAGTGGGGGAGCGGAAAAAGATCCAGGCGAATGAGACCAGGTTGAAGGTGATGAATATGCTCAAAATGGCGTGGAGCCGCGGCAGACGCCGCAACCCCGTTTTCCTGACTAATCTTTTGCGCAGACGCTTGCTGGCATAGGCGAACGTCATGTACACGCCATACAGCCCCCCCCAGATGACGAAAGTCCAGCCGGCCCCATGCCAGAGCCCGCCCAGGAGCATGGTCAGGATAGTGCCGACGAAATATCCCCAGGTCTCGGCCTTGACTCCCAGCAGTCGGGCGCCCTCGATCCTCCTCATGGTGGCGTAGGCCAGGGGCAGGAACAGGTAATCGCGCAGCCAGCTGGAGAGCGATATGTGCCAGCGGTTCCAGAACTCGCTGATGCTCTTGGAAAAATAGGGAAAATCGAAATTCTTCTGCGACTCAAAGCCGAGGATGCGGCTGACCCCGATGGCCATGTCGCTGTAGCCGGAGAAATCGCAATAGATCTGGAAGGCGTAGAAGTAGGCGGCAAAGAGCAGGTAGACCCTCTGGTCATGGGGATGGCGAAACACTTGGGTCACGAAAAACAGCAGCCGGTCGGCGATGACCAGTTTTTTGAACAGCCCCCAGACGATCAGGCGGAAGCCCGAGGTGATCCTGTCCCAGTCAAAACGGACCGGGCTTTTCAATTGTGGGATCAGATGGGCGGCCCGGTCGATCGGCCCGGCCAGCAGCTGCGGGAAGAACGAGACGTACAGCGCGTAGATGCCGAGATGTTTCTCGGCCGGGATGCGCCGCAGATAGACGTCGATCAG
The window above is part of the Candidatus Aminicenantes bacterium genome. Proteins encoded here:
- a CDS encoding MBOAT family protein, with protein sequence FNSIDFWGFFAVIFALYFFVPQKFKWLFLLLASYFFYGSWKKEYLLLLAFPTLVTYIAARGMDAARSPGKRKLFFWSGLTVTLGLLIVFKYLGLFWQTFLDLLGYLRHQRLTSALHILLPLGISFFTFRMISYLIDVYLRRIPAEKHLGIYALYVSFFPQLLAGPIDRAAHLIPQLKSPVRFDWDRITSGFRLIVWGLFKKLVIADRLLFFVTQVFRHPHDQRVYLLFAAYFYAFQIYCDFSGYSDMAIGVSRILGFESQKNFDFPYFSKSISEFWNRWHISLSSWLRDYLFLPLAYATMRRIEGARLLGVKAETWGYFVGTILTMLLGGLWHGAGWTFVIWGGLYGVYMTFAYASKRLRKRLVRKTGLRRLPRLHAILSIFITFNLVSFAWIFFRSPTFPAALTFISRMQLRFPDDGSVHFIFDLLLLLPFLLIEFFYKNSEHGGRIAFWRRFPKPVKMAFFALFCCLLIVFAMDTANEFIYMQF